The Anaerolineales bacterium genome contains the following window.
GACATCCCGGGATGTAAACGTCCACGGGCAGAAGCTTGTCGATGCCGGGCACCACGTTGTACCCTTCCCGGAATGGTCCGCCCCCGGAAGCGCAAGCGCCCATGGCGACGACGTGCTTCGGTTCGGTCATCTGGTCGTACAGCCGGACGATCACCGGAGCCATCTTCTTGGTCACCGTACCGGCCACGATCAACAGGTCGCTTTGGCGCGGGCTGGGGCGCATGATCTCCATCCCGAAGCGGGCCATGTCGAAGCGGCTGGCCTGGGTGCAGATCATTTCGATCGCGCAGCAAGCCAATCCAAACATCATCGGCCAGACGGAGTTCTGCCTGCCCCAATTGATTATGCGGTCGAGGCTGGTGACGGCAATACGCCCGGCGGCGCCGTCGGGCAGCGGGAAGGCAGGATCGTGTAAGGCGTCTTCCATCATGACAAGGCAAATTCCCAAGGTTTTCCAGCGGTCGGTGGAACGGCGGGCTTTCGGCGGATTATACATCCCGGGCTGTCCGTTTTGGATGGTTGGGGAGGGAGAAAAAACCGGTTGCGGATATGGCGGAGATTCCACGACCGGCGTTCGCACCGGGGGTTGACAAGCCCGGGCAATTATACTATTCTACCTTTTGTAGTATAGCTACGAGGATACCATGCCATCCGAAAAATTCAACGAGCGGCAGCTGCTGGAAAATTGGGAGGAGGTGTATAAGAAGGGTTTTCTGACCTTTTGGCTCTTGTTGTTCCTTCACGAGCGGCCGGCCTACGCCTACGAGGCGGGCCCGGAGGTGGAAAGGCTGAGCCGGGGAAGTCTGTCCGTCGACGAGAACAGCGTCTACCGGGCGCTCAACCGGTTTGAAACCATCGGATTGGTATCCAGCGAACTGCGGGATTCGGACATCGGTCCGAAACGGCGTTACTACCGGCTGACCCGCACCGGTGCGGGCTTGCTGGCCGCGTTCATCCGCCGCAACATCCTCTTGTTTGAGGACCCCGCGTTGCGGGATAGGCTTCAGGCCGTTTTGAGGAATGATCCTTCGTCCAAGGAGAACCCTCCATGAGCCTCGAACAAATGGAATTCCGTCTGACGAAATGGCAGGCACTCGTTTGGGCCTGCCTCGGCGCCGCCGGCGGGCAACTCCTGTCGTCGGTCGCCGATGCACTCCAACCCCGTCGGCAAATCGGATTGGACCAATACCTCTCCTGGTTGTGGGTGTGGATCATTGTCCAGACGCTCGCCGTCGCGCCGGCCGTCGTCCTGATTCTTCACCGCGATTGGCGCTCCCTTCCCCTCTCCCTGCGTCTTCGCTGCGTTTTCGGCTCCATCGCGGCGGCTTGGATGGCGCTGTTTTCATTCGGTCTGCGGTTGCGCTCGGGATTGGATTTCGCGGAATACCACGTCGTCATTCCGCTGTTGATCCTCGGTGCGGTCCTGACCTGGATCTACATCCGCCTGCGAAACCAATTATTCACCGCTCCGGAGGCGATGTTCCCGTAATCCGGGGTTTCTCAGCGGCGTTCCCGCGGCGCCGCGCGCAGGACGGGGCGGTGCTACCCGAGCGCCTTGCGCAACGCAAAACTCACCGTATCCACCTCGTCCTCGGTCATCACGCTGGAAAATGGCAGCGCCAGGCTTTGCTGCGCCAGCCGCTCGGTGACTGGAAAATCGCCGGGCCGGTATCCGAACTGCTCGCGGTAGAAGGATTGCAGGTGGATCGGGGAAAAATATTTGCGCGAGGGGACGCCCTGATCAGCCAGCTGGTCGATGACGCGGTCGCGGTCGGCCGGGGGAAGGATGCGGACGACATAGACAAACCACGATGGGGTTGTGGTGAAGGGCGCGATTTTCGGTAGGCGGAGGGTTTCCACATCCCGCAGCCGTTCCTCGTACCAGAAAGCCACCCGGCTTCGCTTCTCAAGCAAATCGCCCAAGCGGCGCGCTTGCGCCAAACCGAAGGCCGCACTCATTTCATCCAAACGGTAGTTGTATCCAAGACGGTCGTGTTCCAGCCACATCCCACCTGGTTTGCGGCCCTGGTTCCGCAACGAACGGACCTGCTCGATCCAATCCTCGTTGTTTGTGACGACCATGCCCCCTTCTCCGGTCGTCATCTGTTTGTTGGGATAGAACGCCATCACGGCGATATCCCCCAAAGATCCCGCCGGCCGCCCCTTATAGCCGGCTCCAATCGTCTCACAGGCGTCCTCGACAATCACCAGGTTGTGTCTATGCGCAATATCCCTTAATTGGTCATAATCGGCGGCTTGCATAAAAACATTCGCCGGCAACA
Protein-coding sequences here:
- a CDS encoding DegT/DnrJ/EryC1/StrS family aminotransferase — protein: MSSPDITQAEIDAVLKVLHSTDLSMGGQIQAFEDEMARIAGTKFAAGVSSGTAGLHLSVIAAGIGEGDLVVTTPFSFVASSNCILYERAVPVFADVNDLTGNLDWGKVDETVEAIFRGGKDAERCLPRNMAKARTDSRELKALLPANVFMQAADYDQLRDIAHRHNLVIVEDACETIGAGYKGRPAGSLGDIAVMAFYPNKQMTTGEGGMVVTNNEDWIEQVRSLRNQGRKPGGMWLEHDRLGYNYRLDEMSAAFGLAQARRLGDLLEKRSRVAFWYEERLRDVETLRLPKIAPFTTTPSWFVYVVRILPPADRDRVIDQLADQGVPSRKYFSPIHLQSFYREQFGYRPGDFPVTERLAQQSLALPFSSVMTEDEVDTVSFALRKALG
- a CDS encoding helix-turn-helix transcriptional regulator; translation: MPSEKFNERQLLENWEEVYKKGFLTFWLLLFLHERPAYAYEAGPEVERLSRGSLSVDENSVYRALNRFETIGLVSSELRDSDIGPKRRYYRLTRTGAGLLAAFIRRNILLFEDPALRDRLQAVLRNDPSSKENPP
- a CDS encoding NADH-quinone oxidoreductase subunit B; amino-acid sequence: MMEDALHDPAFPLPDGAAGRIAVTSLDRIINWGRQNSVWPMMFGLACCAIEMICTQASRFDMARFGMEIMRPSPRQSDLLIVAGTVTKKMAPVIVRLYDQMTEPKHVVAMGACASGGGPFREGYNVVPGIDKLLPVDVYIPGCPPTPQALLNGLIVLQKTIASHSLRTSPWRSGIPREVPIPVLGPDLILPAQSASRPEEDPGT